The following coding sequences are from one Desulfosporosinus orientis DSM 765 window:
- a CDS encoding DNA recombination protein RmuC: MTEPFSLELILIILAAITIILLIILLSRVARNPLKNFESQFAGLEKNLERNERLVNGEIAKNREEWSSNSRQMREEVNQSVRLFNDSVLARMSEIANLQRNQLDIFAAQLGDLAKTNNLKLEQMRNTIEERLLLLQKDNSHKLDLMRATVDEKLSATLEQRLGESFKLVSERLDAVHKGLGEMQTLASGVGDLKKVLTNVKTRGVWGEIQLGNLLEQILTPEQYACNVATKAGSNDRVEFAIKLPARDGQNNTIWLPIDAKFPMEDYERLVEAQDQLDHLGIEEFGKSLETRIKHEGKTIHDKYIDPPNTTDFGILFLPVEGLYAEVLRRPGLCELLQREYKVIITGPTTLAALLNSLQMGFKTLAIEKRSSEVWDLLGAVKTEFGKFVDILEKTQKKLQEASNTIDTATRKSRTIARKLKDVQTLPAQEAAFMLENEPEHGE, translated from the coding sequence ATGACAGAACCTTTTTCCCTGGAATTAATCCTCATCATACTTGCAGCCATAACGATTATCCTGCTGATCATCTTATTAAGCCGCGTTGCCCGCAATCCCTTAAAGAATTTCGAGAGTCAATTTGCCGGGCTGGAAAAGAATCTTGAACGGAATGAACGCCTTGTTAACGGAGAAATTGCCAAGAATCGAGAGGAATGGTCCTCAAACTCCCGGCAAATGCGGGAGGAAGTAAATCAATCCGTTCGCTTATTTAACGATTCCGTTCTGGCTCGAATGTCGGAAATCGCCAATCTCCAGCGCAACCAATTAGATATTTTTGCCGCTCAGCTAGGTGACCTGGCCAAAACCAATAATCTGAAACTGGAGCAGATGCGCAATACCATTGAAGAACGCCTTCTCTTACTCCAAAAGGATAATAGTCATAAATTAGACTTGATGCGCGCTACCGTTGACGAAAAACTAAGCGCTACTCTTGAGCAGCGCTTAGGAGAATCCTTTAAATTAGTCAGTGAACGATTAGACGCCGTCCACAAAGGGCTGGGTGAAATGCAGACCCTGGCCTCGGGAGTGGGAGATTTAAAAAAAGTACTGACCAACGTGAAAACCCGGGGGGTTTGGGGGGAAATACAGCTGGGAAACCTGTTAGAGCAAATACTTACTCCCGAACAATATGCCTGTAATGTAGCCACTAAAGCCGGAAGCAATGATCGGGTGGAATTTGCCATTAAACTGCCGGCTCGGGATGGACAGAACAATACTATCTGGCTCCCTATTGATGCCAAATTTCCTATGGAAGATTATGAAAGACTGGTGGAAGCTCAGGATCAGCTTGACCACCTGGGTATTGAGGAGTTTGGCAAATCCTTGGAAACCAGAATTAAGCACGAAGGAAAAACCATTCATGACAAGTATATCGACCCTCCCAACACCACTGATTTCGGAATTTTGTTTTTGCCTGTGGAAGGGCTCTATGCAGAGGTTTTACGCCGTCCCGGTCTTTGCGAACTCCTGCAGAGAGAGTACAAAGTCATCATTACCGGCCCCACCACCCTGGCAGCGCTCCTTAATAGCCTGCAAATGGGCTTTAAAACTTTGGCCATTGAAAAGCGCTCCAGTGAAGTATGGGATTTACTGGGCGCCGTCAAAACGGAGTTCGGGAAGTTTGTTGATATCTTAGAAAAAACTCAGAAAAAACTTCAAGAGGCCAGTAATACCATTGACACTGCCACCCGAAAGAGCCGTACTATTGCCCGCAAACTTAAAGATGTCCAAACTCTTCCCGCCCAGGAAGCGGCATTTATGTTGGAGAATGAGCCTGAACACGGCGAGTAA
- the cydC gene encoding thiol reductant ABC exporter subunit CydC, translated as MKGKTWLIPMLLPHWRRVFLALLLSTLTVTSHIGLMATAAYLLARAALHPPVLDLMVTIVGVRFFGITRAVSRYVERYVSHDVTFRILSEIRVKFYQSIEPLAPARLRNLRSADLLRRIVADVETQQNLFLRVLAPPLVAVLVLTGYGLFLARFDLRFSAILAAGFLMAGLIIPWIFHILSKGIGGRVIALKAKLMVRVADGLMGITELIAYGQAESYLKDVREINEQLRKEQRRSAWLSALSSAITGMAANLSMVLVLILGIVLVEKGRLSGVNLGMLALGTLSSFEALFPLALVPHHLEESRAAANRLLEMLEAEPAVKDQASLTVNPQEMSLAFHDVCFKYDEKAPWALDHVSFSIPRQGKVGIVGASGAGKTSVVNLLLRFWDYNEGRIELGGHSIRDYSQDEACSLIGVVTQRTHIFNATIRENLLLAKPEAGDEELVLACKRAKLHDFIQTLPKGYESFVGEGGFKLSGGQRQRLAIARVFLKNAPILILDEAMEGLDPITEAEVMAEVDRLMEGRTTLVITHHLAGLESMDEIIVLDQGRVVERGKHSELIQYPGFYHKLWDRTFTRRVQAHSPT; from the coding sequence ATGAAAGGTAAAACCTGGCTGATCCCTATGCTATTGCCCCATTGGCGGCGAGTCTTTCTGGCTTTGCTTTTAAGTACCCTGACAGTTACCAGCCATATCGGCTTAATGGCCACAGCGGCTTATCTCTTGGCTCGTGCCGCTCTGCACCCTCCGGTTCTGGACCTGATGGTTACCATTGTCGGGGTTCGTTTCTTTGGTATTACCCGGGCAGTTTCCCGCTACGTGGAACGCTATGTTTCCCACGATGTGACATTTCGAATCTTAAGTGAAATAAGAGTGAAGTTCTATCAAAGTATAGAGCCTTTGGCCCCTGCCCGGCTGCGGAACCTGCGCAGTGCGGATTTATTAAGACGGATTGTGGCTGATGTAGAAACCCAGCAGAACCTCTTTCTCAGGGTTTTGGCCCCTCCTCTTGTGGCGGTACTGGTACTCACCGGCTATGGACTTTTCTTAGCTCGTTTTGATTTAAGGTTTTCAGCCATTCTGGCAGCCGGTTTTCTCATGGCAGGACTGATCATTCCATGGATCTTTCATATTCTGAGCAAAGGAATAGGGGGGCGGGTCATTGCCCTAAAAGCAAAGCTAATGGTTAGGGTTGCCGATGGACTTATGGGAATCACCGAACTGATAGCTTATGGGCAAGCTGAATCCTACTTGAAGGATGTTCGGGAGATTAATGAACAATTAAGAAAGGAGCAGCGCCGAAGCGCTTGGCTGTCTGCCTTGTCCTCGGCCATAACAGGAATGGCCGCTAATTTAAGCATGGTCCTCGTGCTTATTTTAGGAATAGTCCTTGTTGAAAAAGGAAGATTGAGCGGGGTCAATTTAGGGATGTTGGCTCTTGGGACATTAAGCAGTTTTGAAGCACTGTTTCCACTAGCTCTGGTTCCTCATCATTTAGAGGAAAGCCGCGCAGCTGCCAACCGCTTGCTGGAGATGCTGGAGGCAGAGCCTGCAGTGAAGGATCAGGCATCGTTGACAGTGAACCCCCAAGAAATGAGTCTCGCTTTTCATGACGTCTGTTTTAAGTATGATGAGAAGGCACCGTGGGCTTTAGATCATGTATCATTTTCCATTCCCCGGCAGGGTAAAGTAGGGATTGTGGGTGCCAGCGGCGCTGGGAAGACTAGCGTGGTAAACCTCCTCCTGCGCTTTTGGGACTATAATGAGGGCCGGATTGAATTAGGCGGACATTCTATCCGCGACTATAGTCAGGACGAAGCCTGTAGTTTAATTGGAGTTGTAACCCAACGAACCCACATTTTTAATGCCACCATTCGTGAGAATCTCTTGCTGGCGAAGCCTGAGGCCGGTGATGAAGAACTGGTCCTGGCCTGTAAGAGGGCTAAACTCCACGATTTTATTCAGACTCTGCCCAAAGGATATGAGAGCTTTGTTGGGGAAGGGGGATTCAAACTTTCCGGTGGGCAGCGGCAGCGCTTAGCCATCGCTCGCGTGTTTCTGAAAAACGCTCCCATTCTGATTTTGGATGAAGCCATGGAAGGGCTGGATCCAATTACCGAAGCGGAAGTTATGGCAGAGGTGGATAGACTTATGGAAGGACGAACCACCCTGGTCATAACCCATCACTTGGCCGGCTTAGAGAGTATGGATGAAATTATCGTCCTGGACCAGGGGCGGGTGGTGGAACGAGGCAAACACTCAGAGCTTATTCAGTATCCGGGCTTTTACCACAAACTTTGGGATAGGACCTTTACTCGCCGTGTTCAGGCTCATTCTCCAACATAA
- a CDS encoding HD domain-containing phosphohydrolase, whose translation MKKFKIHVTAFIIVALTFGLGGLSFLAAYKTQVVLKNNLETHITSLTGSLSSEVGLWLNAHKTEVEIMAHMPFMDRGDQDMILAYMSSEIQRNKEFEEFFYADGKGNYLENTGLKGNISDRDYFKKVMTTGKPVISDPLYSKANGSHVIVIAVPIQKGNEVVALFGGCIDLSELTNLVSSKGSGIGKAFIVQKDGLMITHPNEEFIMSYNGRMYNRSFSDYKDTINKMIEGETGFTKNTFQDGDKYLAYAPIPGSEWSLGVTVPASYVSNQLYYLPINFVIITVCLGFVLVVLMRRWLVLPLTNLARFTTQLNENLFSHGTYHQFGSPVIEVESLAVNFNRMTRELQEYFHQLEGSKAELKQEIIKKMIVQEDLESSYEELAAVEEELRSNYEKLQSKEILLRESERRFRSMLENVELITGIINKDGRIIFCNDFILSLTGYRRDEVVGHNFFELFVPLKLQKSARAWFQDVLSSGDISVHNIYPIQTKGGQTLYVHWNHTVLFDAEGSVSGVASIGEDITERKQFQEKLEHMSFHDGLTDLYNRAYFEEKTKLLEGTDSAPVGIIVCDVNGLKLVNDTLGHSTGDKLLKLTAGLIKKCFRGEDLIFRIGGDEFAVILPKSELAVVEQACQRIRRAVENYNQENEEFPLSLSMGFAVSEKTRVDISKVFKEADDGMYREKLHHSKSTRSAIVQAMMKALEARDFITEGHADRLQDLVMALGAALNLSERTLADLRLLAKFHDIGKVGIPDRILFKPGRLNAEEFKEMQRHSEIGHRIAQSAPDLLPIADCILRHHEWWNGQGYPLGLKEESIPLECRILAIADAYDAMTSNRPYRRALSQEQAFQELNKNRGIQFDPQLVPIFIQVIKLNRNLNSLDELSYPLQKVIDH comes from the coding sequence ATGAAGAAATTTAAGATTCATGTGACAGCTTTTATAATTGTGGCTTTAACCTTTGGCCTGGGCGGACTGTCATTTTTAGCTGCTTATAAAACACAAGTAGTCTTAAAGAACAATTTGGAAACCCATATCACATCGCTTACGGGATCCCTGAGCTCTGAAGTGGGATTGTGGTTAAATGCTCACAAAACGGAAGTTGAGATCATGGCCCATATGCCTTTCATGGATAGAGGGGATCAAGACATGATCCTGGCGTATATGAGCAGCGAAATCCAGCGTAATAAGGAATTTGAAGAATTTTTTTATGCTGACGGCAAGGGGAATTACCTGGAGAATACCGGCTTGAAAGGCAATATTAGTGACCGTGATTATTTTAAAAAAGTCATGACAACTGGGAAACCTGTTATTTCAGATCCTCTGTACTCGAAGGCGAATGGCAGCCATGTCATCGTTATTGCTGTTCCCATTCAGAAAGGAAACGAGGTCGTTGCTCTTTTTGGCGGCTGTATTGATTTATCGGAGCTGACAAATCTTGTTTCTTCAAAAGGAAGTGGAATTGGTAAGGCGTTTATCGTTCAAAAAGATGGGCTGATGATTACTCATCCTAATGAAGAATTTATTATGAGCTATAATGGGCGGATGTATAATCGCTCATTTTCAGATTATAAAGATACTATTAACAAAATGATTGAGGGTGAAACCGGTTTCACTAAGAATACCTTTCAAGATGGAGATAAATATCTTGCTTACGCGCCAATACCGGGCAGCGAGTGGTCCTTAGGCGTTACAGTTCCGGCATCCTATGTATCTAATCAGCTGTATTATTTGCCCATCAATTTTGTCATCATAACCGTATGTTTAGGATTTGTTTTAGTAGTCCTTATGAGGCGTTGGCTGGTCCTGCCTTTGACGAATCTAGCCAGGTTTACGACTCAGCTTAATGAGAATTTATTTTCTCATGGCACTTATCATCAATTTGGCAGCCCAGTCATTGAAGTTGAGTCCTTGGCAGTTAACTTTAACAGGATGACGAGGGAACTTCAAGAGTACTTTCACCAATTGGAAGGCTCTAAAGCGGAACTAAAGCAAGAAATCATCAAGAAGATGATAGTTCAGGAGGATTTGGAGAGCAGTTATGAAGAACTGGCAGCTGTCGAAGAAGAACTAAGGTCTAATTATGAAAAACTTCAATCCAAAGAAATATTGCTGCGTGAATCGGAACGACGTTTTCGCTCCATGCTGGAAAATGTAGAGCTGATCACAGGAATTATTAATAAGGACGGGAGAATTATATTCTGTAATGATTTTATACTCAGCCTGACGGGATATCGGCGGGATGAAGTGGTTGGCCATAACTTTTTTGAATTGTTTGTGCCTTTAAAACTTCAAAAAAGTGCCAGGGCCTGGTTTCAAGATGTGTTAAGCAGCGGAGATATTTCCGTGCATAATATTTATCCCATCCAAACAAAGGGAGGACAAACCCTTTATGTGCATTGGAATCATACTGTTCTCTTTGATGCAGAGGGCAGTGTCTCCGGAGTCGCCAGTATAGGCGAAGATATTACGGAACGCAAGCAATTTCAAGAAAAACTGGAACATATGAGTTTTCATGACGGTTTAACCGACTTATATAATCGCGCTTATTTTGAAGAGAAGACAAAGCTTCTGGAAGGAACCGATTCTGCTCCTGTTGGGATAATAGTGTGTGATGTTAATGGTCTCAAACTGGTTAACGATACCCTAGGCCACAGCACGGGAGATAAACTTCTTAAACTAACGGCCGGCCTCATTAAAAAGTGCTTTAGGGGAGAGGATCTAATCTTTAGAATCGGCGGGGATGAGTTTGCCGTTATCTTGCCCAAAAGTGAATTAGCCGTTGTCGAACAAGCTTGTCAAAGGATTCGCCGAGCCGTTGAAAACTATAATCAAGAAAATGAAGAGTTTCCTTTGAGTCTTTCCATGGGTTTTGCTGTTAGTGAAAAAACCCGGGTGGATATCAGCAAAGTGTTTAAAGAAGCGGATGATGGTATGTACCGGGAAAAATTGCACCACAGTAAAAGTACACGCAGCGCTATCGTACAAGCTATGATGAAAGCTTTGGAGGCCAGAGATTTTATTACGGAAGGGCATGCAGACCGGCTGCAGGATTTAGTGATGGCATTGGGAGCGGCCCTGAATTTATCGGAAAGGACCCTGGCGGATTTGCGCCTTTTGGCAAAATTTCATGATATTGGCAAGGTTGGCATACCTGATCGCATACTGTTTAAGCCAGGACGTCTGAATGCCGAAGAATTTAAAGAAATGCAGCGGCATAGTGAAATAGGCCATCGTATTGCTCAATCTGCTCCGGATCTTTTACCTATCGCCGACTGCATATTGAGACACCACGAATGGTGGAATGGTCAGGGCTATCCCTTGGGACTGAAAGAAGAGTCAATCCCCTTAGAGTGCCGGATTTTGGCAATAGCGGATGCCTATGATGCCATGACAAGCAATCGTCCCTACCGGAGGGCTCTCAGCCAGGAGCAAGCTTTTCAAGAACTCAATAAAAATCGGGGAATTCAATTTGATCCTCAATTAGTTCCCATATTTATTCAGGTAATCAAATTGAACCGGAACCTGAATAGTTTGGATGAACTATCCTATCCTTTGCAAAAGGTTATTGACCATTGA
- the thiD gene encoding bifunctional hydroxymethylpyrimidine kinase/phosphomethylpyrimidine kinase, whose translation MKKVLTIAGSDCSGGAGIQADLKTFSAHGVFGMSVITAVTAQNTQGVFAVQDISREVIAKQIKAIFDDIEVDGVKIGMVSQVEIIQTIAEELRRYQPQMVVLDPVMVSKSGYHLLNQKAETTLVKELLPLALVVTPNIPEAEVITSLRIKTIPEMEEAAREIYQMGAKNVLLKGGHLEEDSIDVLYDGQEFSYYPSPRIATKNTHGTGCTLSSAIASNLALGHDLKEAIALAKDYITVAIEHSLAIGKGVGPTHHFYTLYKKAGLIE comes from the coding sequence ATGAAAAAGGTACTTACTATCGCTGGCTCAGATTGCAGTGGAGGAGCAGGAATTCAAGCGGATCTGAAAACCTTCTCTGCCCACGGGGTTTTTGGGATGAGCGTCATAACGGCAGTTACCGCTCAAAATACCCAAGGGGTGTTCGCAGTTCAGGATATCTCCCGAGAGGTGATTGCCAAGCAGATTAAGGCGATTTTTGACGATATAGAAGTTGACGGGGTAAAAATAGGCATGGTTTCTCAAGTAGAGATTATCCAAACCATTGCCGAAGAGCTGAGACGCTATCAGCCGCAAATGGTTGTCTTAGACCCTGTCATGGTATCCAAAAGCGGCTATCACTTGTTGAATCAAAAGGCGGAAACAACTCTGGTCAAGGAATTGCTGCCCCTGGCTTTAGTGGTTACTCCCAATATTCCTGAGGCAGAAGTTATAACCAGTCTCAGGATTAAAACCATCCCTGAGATGGAAGAAGCAGCTAGGGAGATTTATCAGATGGGAGCCAAGAATGTACTCCTCAAGGGAGGGCACTTAGAAGAGGATTCCATCGATGTGCTCTATGACGGTCAGGAATTCAGCTATTATCCCTCCCCAAGAATTGCCACGAAGAATACCCATGGAACAGGGTGTACCCTCTCATCGGCTATAGCATCCAACTTGGCCTTAGGGCATGATCTTAAAGAAGCTATTGCCTTAGCCAAAGATTATATCACCGTTGCCATAGAACATTCTTTAGCCATAGGCAAAGGTGTGGGGCCAACCCATCACTTTTATACACTTTATAAAAAGGCGGGACTGATTGAGTGA